The following proteins are encoded in a genomic region of Triticum dicoccoides isolate Atlit2015 ecotype Zavitan chromosome 1B, WEW_v2.0, whole genome shotgun sequence:
- the LOC119330491 gene encoding ras-related protein RGP2: MGGRVDHEYSYLFKMVLIGDSGVGKSNILSRFTRNHFSLDSKSTIGVEFATKSLQMEGKTIKAQIWDTAGQERYRAITSAYYRGAVGALLVYDITKKQSFDNVNRWLRELRDHADSSIVIMMVGNKSDLTQLRAVSEDQGKALAEKEGLFFLETSAMEAVNVVEAFQTIITEVYGIVNKKALAAKEAAAAAVPLPSQGKTISIDSTAGNSKRACCNT; the protein is encoded by the exons ATGGGCGGACGGGTGGATCACGAGTACTCCTACCTGTTCAAGATGGTGCTCATCGGGGATAGCGGCGTCGGCAAGTCCAACATACTCTCCCGATTCACCCGCAACCACTTCTCCCTCGACTCCAAGTCCACCATCGGCGTGGAGTTCGCCACCAAGTCCTTGCAG ATGGAGGGAAAAACAATAAAGGCTCAGATCTGGGACACTGCTGGCCAGGAGAGGTACCGTGCAATTACAAGCGCATATTACCGGGGCGCTGTAGGGGCTCTCCTTGTATATGACATCACAAAGAAGCAGAGCTTTGACAATGTTAATAGGTGGCTGCGTGAGCTTCGTGATCATGCTGACTCCAGCATTGTCATCATGATGGTCGGTAACAAGTCTGACCTGACACAACTAAGAGCTGTCTCTGAAGATCAAGGCAAGGCACTGGCTGAAAAGGAGGGCCTGTTTTTCCTTGAGACATCAGCTATGGAGGCTGTAAATGTGGTAGAAGCCTTTCAGACTATCATCACAGAGGTCTATGGTATTGTCAACAAGAAAGCACTGGCCgccaaagaagcagcagcagcagctgttcCATTGCCTTCCCAGGGTAAAACCATCAGCATTGACAGTACTGCCGGGAACTCAAAGAGGGCATGCTGCAATACTTGA